The proteins below come from a single Treponema phagedenis genomic window:
- a CDS encoding aminoglycoside adenylyltransferase domain-containing protein, translating into MILSEIKNLLKDFVEHSKKILKDNLVGVYLHGSLVMECFNPEKSDIDLIVVINQPLLNSVKREYMDMVVKCNDLAPAKGIEMSIVLRGVCNPFAYPTPFELHFSSMHLKWYKDNPEEYIRKMNGEDIDLAAHFTILNKRGSCLYGAPIKSVFAEVPNSNYMDSICNDISDAKENIEKDTMYLVLNLARVLAYKEDGLILSKKECVEWAIKKLPKEYHKLIEDAMREYTENIKIMYDIVLAKRYAKYAIMRIQQGINSTNPSL; encoded by the coding sequence ATGATACTATCAGAAATAAAGAACCTGCTGAAAGATTTTGTAGAGCATTCAAAAAAAATATTAAAAGATAATTTAGTTGGAGTATATTTACATGGCTCTCTTGTTATGGAATGCTTTAACCCTGAAAAGAGTGATATCGATCTGATTGTGGTGATTAATCAGCCACTGCTAAATTCTGTCAAGAGAGAATACATGGATATGGTAGTGAAATGTAATGATTTAGCACCTGCGAAAGGGATAGAAATGAGTATTGTTCTTAGGGGTGTATGTAATCCATTTGCTTATCCAACACCATTTGAATTGCATTTTTCCTCTATGCATTTGAAATGGTACAAAGACAATCCGGAAGAGTATATTCGTAAGATGAACGGGGAGGACATAGACCTCGCTGCTCATTTTACTATATTAAACAAAAGAGGTAGTTGCCTATATGGTGCACCTATCAAGTCGGTATTTGCAGAAGTTCCAAACAGTAATTATATGGATTCTATATGTAACGATATCTCAGATGCTAAGGAGAATATAGAGAAAGATACAATGTATCTGGTTTTAAATTTGGCTAGAGTTTTAGCATATAAAGAAGATGGGCTAATTCTTTCAAAAAAGGAATGTGTCGAATGGGCAATAAAAAAGTTGCCGAAAGAATACCATAAATTAATAGAGGATGCTATGCGTGAGTATACTGAAAACATAAAAATTATGTATGATATAGTTCTTGCTAAACGCTATGCAAAGTATGCCATAATGCGAATTCAACAAGGTATCAACTCAACAAATCCCAGTTTGTAG
- a CDS encoding TaqI-like C-terminal specificity domain-containing protein — protein MFQYWGNSENKLFVIYTDSKFKEKKEMKPYPNLKKHLDVFEKIITSYNKPYGLHRARDEKFFTSETILSLRKTERPKFTYTDFPCYVSQSYMLIKTDRWDLKFLTAVLNSKLIAFWLRHKGKMQGDNFQIDKAPLLAIPLPALSPDRSSLISKLISLAEHMIVSQEELFKARFESDKKFLQQRVDILDEQINRAVYELYGLSDEEIEIVEGEGVALM, from the coding sequence TTGTTTCAATATTGGGGAAACAGTGAAAATAAATTATTTGTCATTTACACAGACTCTAAATTCAAAGAAAAAAAAGAAATGAAGCCGTATCCAAATTTAAAAAAGCATTTGGATGTTTTTGAAAAAATAATTACTTCATATAATAAGCCTTATGGCTTACATAGAGCCCGTGATGAAAAGTTTTTTACAAGTGAAACAATTCTTTCTCTTAGAAAAACTGAAAGACCGAAATTTACTTATACGGATTTTCCGTGTTATGTTTCACAAAGTTATATGCTTATCAAAACTGATCGTTGGGATTTAAAGTTTTTAACGGCTGTTTTAAACTCAAAGCTCATTGCTTTTTGGTTACGGCACAAAGGTAAAATGCAAGGAGACAATTTTCAAATTGATAAAGCCCCGCTTTTGGCAATTCCGCTTCCAGCTCTAAGCCCTGACCGCTCGTCCCTTATCTCTAAACTTATCAGCCTCGCCGAACACATGATTGTTTCGCAAGAGGAACTTTTCAAAGCCCGCTTCGAAAGCGACAAAAAATTTTTGCAGCAGCGGGTTGATATTTTAGACGAACAGATAAACCGCGCGGTGTATGAGCTATACGGCTTGAGCGATGAAGAGATTGAGATTGTGGAGGGGGAGGGAGTAGCTTTAATGTAA